In Edaphobacter paludis, a single window of DNA contains:
- a CDS encoding TolC family protein has protein sequence MRLRRLYYLIFLVPLCFFGVAGAQSPTAQNPSPPAPQAHTLAQKPGAVIISLDDAIQMALQHNHNLLAARTGIEQNQAAEITANLRPNPVISGDSQFLPILQPSQFSADYLDTTAQFDLGLSYLFERGKKRQHRLQAAKDQTAVTRAQVADTERSLTFNVASQFINVELAESTLALATEDLKSFQNTVDIGEARYKAGDIGEGDLLKIKLQMLQFQQDVSTAKLARVQGLSDLRQLLGYESIVADYDVAGSFDYQPVKGNLEDFQAKALQSRPDLQAARLGVAAANSQHDLQKAIGKRDVTGQVSYSHLSDINNLSFFGQMELPIFDRNQGEIARTGFAISQAQEQEKFANGQVLTDVRDAFENLRTNDQVVGLYRSGYLDEAQQSRDISEYAYKRGAASLLDFLDAERSYRSTQLAYRQALASYLLALEQLREAVGTRSLP, from the coding sequence ATGCGTCTACGGCGTCTGTATTACCTAATTTTTCTAGTTCCCTTGTGTTTTTTTGGAGTAGCAGGTGCGCAGTCTCCGACCGCACAAAATCCGTCACCACCCGCACCGCAAGCGCATACGCTTGCCCAGAAGCCCGGCGCGGTCATCATCTCACTCGACGATGCAATTCAGATGGCGCTACAGCATAACCATAATCTGCTGGCTGCCCGCACTGGCATCGAGCAGAATCAAGCTGCGGAGATCACGGCGAATCTGCGCCCCAACCCCGTGATCTCAGGCGACTCGCAGTTTTTGCCGATCTTGCAGCCAAGCCAGTTCAGTGCGGATTACCTCGACACCACGGCACAGTTCGATCTCGGCCTCAGCTATCTGTTCGAACGCGGCAAGAAGCGGCAGCACCGTCTTCAGGCAGCCAAAGACCAGACCGCCGTGACGCGGGCGCAGGTGGCCGACACTGAGCGCAGCCTTACTTTCAACGTAGCCTCGCAGTTCATTAATGTCGAGCTTGCCGAATCGACGCTTGCCCTCGCGACCGAAGACCTCAAAAGCTTTCAGAACACCGTCGATATCGGCGAAGCGCGTTACAAGGCAGGAGACATCGGCGAGGGCGATCTTCTGAAGATCAAGCTTCAGATGCTTCAGTTCCAGCAGGATGTGTCCACGGCGAAGCTCGCAAGGGTCCAGGGACTCTCCGATCTGCGGCAACTACTCGGATATGAATCGATTGTTGCCGACTATGACGTCGCCGGATCGTTCGATTACCAACCCGTCAAGGGCAATCTGGAAGATTTTCAAGCAAAGGCCTTACAGAGCAGGCCGGACCTGCAGGCAGCGCGGCTAGGAGTGGCCGCCGCGAACAGTCAGCATGATCTGCAAAAGGCGATAGGCAAACGGGATGTAACCGGCCAAGTGAGCTACTCGCACCTGAGCGACATCAATAACCTTTCCTTCTTCGGACAGATGGAGCTACCCATCTTCGACCGCAATCAGGGCGAGATAGCGCGCACCGGCTTTGCCATTTCACAGGCACAGGAACAGGAGAAGTTCGCGAACGGGCAGGTGCTGACGGACGTGAGAGACGCCTTTGAGAACCTGCGCACCAACGATCAAGTCGTCGGACTCTATCGTTCCGGATATCTCGACGAAGCGCAGCAATCTCGGGACATCAGCGAGTACGCCTACAAGCGCGGTGCGGCGAGCCTGCTCGATTTTCTTGACGCAGAGCGCAGCTATCGATCTACACAACTCGCGTATCGCCAGGCGCTTGCATCGTACTTGCTCGCGCTCGAACAGCTTCGTGAAGCGGTAGGAACCAGGAGCTTACCATGA
- a CDS encoding efflux RND transporter periplasmic adaptor subunit, which yields MTTAPITRRNFRISGAMALMFALMLTACNSKDREHASQMTSFSATPSKSATPQLFTIPQDQMSHVQVITIEPTTLTNTLRLTGTVAYNAFNTTPVITQVGGPVSRILAVPGQHVKAGQPMLDVSSPDYSQLLGSYLKASDSFRLADKNYARAQDLYQHHAIAERDFEQAESDRNQARADLNSAEQGMKILGIKNPADLAKAPSSAEIPVLAPISGEVVERLVSPGQVVQAGQTQAFTISNLSTVWVLANVYQTNLAFIRSGDSVVVQTDAYPGSFHGRISYVSPALDPNTRTLQARIVVDNPGEKLKKDMYCNVIVTAGKLSNVIAVPNSAILRDDNNQPFVYVAGGANQFGRHDVELGESQNGQTQILNGISVGERVVGDGSLFLQFANSLQH from the coding sequence ATGACAACTGCACCGATCACGCGCCGCAATTTCAGAATTTCAGGTGCAATGGCGCTTATGTTCGCGTTGATGCTCACGGCCTGCAACTCAAAGGACCGCGAACATGCAAGCCAGATGACGTCTTTTTCTGCAACTCCCTCGAAGTCTGCTACGCCGCAGCTCTTCACCATTCCGCAAGACCAAATGTCTCATGTACAGGTCATCACGATTGAGCCAACCACTCTGACGAACACGCTTCGGCTTACGGGTACTGTCGCGTACAACGCGTTCAACACAACGCCGGTCATCACTCAGGTGGGCGGTCCAGTCAGCAGGATTCTGGCTGTGCCCGGGCAACACGTCAAAGCAGGCCAGCCAATGCTCGATGTGAGCAGTCCCGATTACTCACAGCTGCTGGGCTCTTATTTGAAAGCGTCTGATTCGTTCCGCCTGGCAGATAAAAACTACGCCCGCGCACAAGATCTCTATCAGCATCACGCCATCGCGGAACGCGATTTTGAGCAGGCTGAATCGGACCGCAACCAGGCTAGAGCGGACCTGAACTCGGCTGAGCAAGGCATGAAAATTCTCGGCATCAAGAATCCTGCCGATCTGGCGAAAGCCCCTTCTTCAGCGGAGATTCCGGTGCTTGCGCCCATCAGCGGAGAAGTAGTTGAGCGCCTCGTGTCACCCGGTCAGGTCGTACAGGCCGGCCAAACACAGGCCTTTACGATCTCGAATCTTAGCACCGTATGGGTGCTCGCGAATGTCTACCAGACCAACCTTGCCTTCATCCGAAGCGGCGACAGCGTCGTTGTCCAGACCGACGCGTATCCCGGAAGCTTTCACGGACGAATCTCCTACGTTTCACCCGCGCTAGATCCGAATACAAGAACGCTGCAGGCGCGCATCGTCGTGGACAACCCAGGCGAGAAGTTAAAAAAGGATATGTACTGCAACGTCATTGTCACGGCAGGCAAGCTCTCAAATGTGATCGCAGTGCCTAATTCAGCCATTCTGCGCGATGACAATAATCAACCATTCGTCTATGTCGCGGGTGGCGCAAATCAATTTGGCAGGCACGATGTGGAATTAGGTGAAAGCCAGAATGGCCAGACCCAAATTCTGAACGGCATTTCCGTTGGAGAAAGGGTTGTGGGCGATGGCAGCTTGTTTCTTCAGTTTGCTAATTCGCTGCAACACTGA
- a CDS encoding CusA/CzcA family heavy metal efflux RND transporter, giving the protein MIHHVVQFALRQRLLILLLVAFIAIGGVISFHHMPVDAYPDLAPPMVEIITQWPGHAAEEIERLVTVPTEVEMNGVPKMSIMRSISLYGLSDVILTFDEGTDNYFARQEVFMRLSEVTYPTGVTPTLAPLASPSGLVYRYALESPDRTPQELKTFEDWVIEREYKQVPGVADDSGFGGTVMQYQVLLDPAKLYAYHLTVPTVIQQLSVNNSNAGGGFYSQGSQIYYVRGLGLIRDTSDIGNVIVGTQNGVPVRIRDIGEVVIGHAPRLGEFGFNKEDDAVEGVIMMRRGEQTQNVLTGVEAKTQQLNDGILPPDVKVHPFYDRSDLVQLTIDTVEHNMMLGMALVLLVLMAFLVSIRAAVIVALAIPLALLFSFIFLHLQGIAANLLSIGAIDFGILIDGTLVMVENIFRELGDLEGQSYDLHEVILAAAKDVDRPIFYSVAVIIAGYLPIYALSGPSGKLFKPMADTVSIALVGALILTLTFVPVMCAYWFKGGVRERANKPFEWLRKKYAVQLDWCLDHPKVTMIVSTLIFAATLLLIPFIGGEFMPHLDEGALWVRATMPYTVSFEEASKFSPQVRHLLMSYPMVTDVGSELGRPDDGTDPTGFFNDEFYVGLKPYTDASWKTGAIHNKAELTADIEKQLQAFPGVIFNYTQPAEDAVDEALTGLKSALAVKIYGPDLNVLQSKALEIKRRLSQVPGFSELTVVRELGQPSLLIDVDRDKIARYGINVADVEAIVQAAVGGQAATQVIQGEKLFDLVVRMKPQFRENAQQIGNLLVGTPTGQQIPLSELSNIHEAGGASFIYRENNSRYIGVQYSIDGRDLESAVLAGQRSIADIAKSLPPGYRLAWGGEYGEFLEAKHQMEFIGPLALLIIFMILFALYGNFKFPLTIALGVLLTEPVGALIALKLTHTPFSVSSGLGLLALMGVSVETAVILVSYINKLRLEDKDIRTATREASLLRLRPIMMTALVACLGLLPAALSTGIGSDTQKPFAIVIVAGLVSRLFLGFFVNPVLYEMVARDGDVLQV; this is encoded by the coding sequence ATGATTCATCATGTCGTCCAGTTCGCGTTGCGGCAACGCCTGTTAATCCTGCTGTTGGTAGCCTTCATTGCTATCGGCGGAGTGATCTCCTTCCACCACATGCCAGTAGACGCTTACCCGGATCTCGCTCCTCCAATGGTAGAAATCATCACCCAATGGCCCGGTCATGCAGCCGAAGAGATCGAACGGCTGGTGACCGTTCCGACTGAAGTTGAGATGAACGGCGTCCCAAAGATGTCGATCATGCGCTCGATTTCCCTCTATGGGCTCTCGGATGTCATTCTGACGTTCGACGAAGGGACGGATAACTATTTTGCTCGCCAGGAAGTCTTTATGCGACTTAGCGAAGTAACTTATCCGACGGGAGTGACACCTACACTTGCACCTCTGGCAAGCCCATCCGGTCTCGTCTATCGATACGCTCTGGAGAGCCCTGACCGCACACCGCAAGAGTTGAAGACATTTGAAGACTGGGTGATTGAGCGCGAATATAAACAGGTCCCCGGAGTCGCGGACGATTCCGGATTCGGCGGCACCGTCATGCAGTACCAGGTGCTTCTCGACCCGGCGAAACTTTACGCGTATCACCTCACCGTACCGACGGTAATACAGCAACTCTCCGTCAATAATTCCAATGCTGGCGGCGGTTTTTACTCCCAAGGCAGTCAGATCTATTACGTTCGCGGCCTCGGGCTCATTCGTGACACCTCCGACATCGGAAACGTCATCGTGGGAACGCAGAATGGCGTGCCGGTGCGTATCCGCGATATAGGAGAAGTTGTCATAGGACACGCTCCGCGGCTGGGCGAATTCGGCTTCAATAAAGAGGATGATGCGGTCGAAGGCGTCATCATGATGCGGCGCGGCGAACAAACGCAGAACGTCCTGACGGGCGTCGAAGCCAAGACCCAGCAACTCAACGACGGCATCCTTCCGCCCGATGTAAAAGTTCATCCCTTTTACGACCGCAGCGATCTCGTTCAACTGACCATCGACACCGTCGAACACAACATGATGCTGGGGATGGCCCTTGTCCTCCTTGTCCTCATGGCCTTTCTGGTCAGCATTCGCGCCGCTGTTATCGTAGCGCTCGCCATTCCACTCGCATTACTTTTTTCTTTTATCTTTCTGCATTTGCAAGGCATCGCTGCGAACTTGCTCTCCATCGGAGCCATTGATTTTGGAATTCTCATCGATGGAACCCTGGTGATGGTAGAAAATATCTTCCGCGAACTGGGTGATCTGGAGGGACAGAGCTACGACCTCCATGAAGTAATACTCGCCGCAGCAAAGGACGTTGATCGTCCCATCTTCTATTCCGTGGCTGTCATCATCGCCGGCTATCTCCCCATCTACGCGCTCAGCGGCCCTTCAGGCAAGCTATTCAAGCCTATGGCGGACACGGTCTCGATCGCACTTGTAGGGGCGTTGATCTTAACGCTCACCTTCGTGCCGGTCATGTGCGCCTATTGGTTCAAAGGCGGCGTGCGCGAGCGGGCGAACAAGCCGTTTGAGTGGCTGCGCAAAAAGTATGCCGTCCAGCTCGACTGGTGCCTCGACCACCCAAAGGTCACAATGATCGTTTCCACACTGATCTTCGCCGCCACTCTCCTGCTCATCCCTTTCATCGGTGGAGAGTTCATGCCGCATCTCGACGAGGGCGCGCTATGGGTGCGCGCAACCATGCCTTATACGGTGTCGTTTGAGGAGGCAAGCAAGTTTTCGCCCCAAGTCCGCCATCTCCTGATGAGCTATCCAATGGTCACCGATGTTGGTTCCGAGCTTGGCCGCCCGGACGACGGCACGGACCCCACCGGCTTCTTCAACGATGAGTTTTACGTAGGCCTCAAGCCTTACACCGACGCCTCCTGGAAGACGGGCGCGATCCACAACAAAGCCGAACTGACTGCGGACATTGAGAAACAGCTCCAGGCCTTTCCCGGCGTTATCTTCAATTACACTCAGCCCGCCGAAGATGCTGTGGATGAAGCGCTGACAGGCCTCAAGAGCGCGCTCGCCGTAAAGATTTATGGACCAGATCTGAATGTCCTGCAAAGCAAGGCGCTGGAGATCAAACGCAGACTCTCACAGGTACCCGGCTTCTCGGAGTTGACCGTCGTTCGGGAGTTAGGCCAACCCAGCCTGCTGATTGATGTCGATCGCGACAAAATCGCCCGTTACGGCATCAACGTTGCGGACGTCGAGGCAATTGTTCAAGCGGCTGTAGGCGGACAGGCGGCCACACAGGTCATTCAGGGCGAGAAGCTCTTCGATCTGGTGGTACGCATGAAACCCCAGTTCCGCGAAAATGCGCAGCAGATTGGTAATCTTCTTGTCGGCACGCCTACCGGTCAGCAGATTCCTTTGAGCGAACTCTCGAATATTCATGAGGCCGGCGGCGCATCGTTCATCTATCGCGAAAACAACTCCCGCTACATTGGAGTGCAGTACAGCATCGACGGGCGCGATCTTGAGAGCGCCGTGCTCGCCGGCCAACGGTCCATCGCGGATATTGCAAAATCTCTCCCCCCGGGTTACCGACTCGCGTGGGGTGGCGAGTATGGCGAATTTCTTGAAGCAAAACATCAGATGGAATTCATCGGACCGCTCGCCTTGCTGATCATTTTTATGATCTTGTTTGCGCTCTACGGCAATTTTAAATTCCCGTTGACCATCGCGCTTGGCGTTCTTCTGACCGAACCTGTGGGCGCCCTCATCGCTCTCAAGTTGACGCATACGCCCTTCAGCGTTTCGTCAGGGCTCGGTCTCCTCGCTCTAATGGGCGTTTCAGTCGAGACCGCAGTTATCCTGGTCTCATACATTAATAAATTGCGCCTCGAAGATAAAGACATCCGCACCGCAACTCGCGAGGCGTCGCTCCTGCGGCTGCGCCCGATCATGATGACCGCCCTCGTCGCCTGTCTCGGACTCTTGCCCGCGGCGCTTTCCACCGGCATTGGCTCGGACACGCAGAAGCCATTTGCGATCGTAATCGTCGCTGGCCTTGTCTCGCGGCTCTTCCTTGGGTTTTTCGTTAATCCTGTACTGTACGAGATGGTCGCTCGGGATGGAGACGTCTTACAGGTATGA
- a CDS encoding UbiD family decarboxylase yields the protein MAYSDLRDWIKQLEKAGELKRITAEVDPILEMAEIADRAAKLGRGTAKAGGPALLFENVKGYPKARVLMNQFGSERRMKMALETDSLDDIAGRIRELLHPVSPTSFIDKLKMLPKLAEVGSFFPKLISAKDAPCKEVIHRGEDVNLLDIPILKTWPQDGGRFITLPCVITRDPKSGKRNVGMYRMQVYDGKTTGMHWQRQKVAAEHMRDRLRATTPDAASGVDLMALTAGGTAAAASLETLNATTLTKIRNDRMEVAVAIGTDPATTFSAIVPAPPEVEEYLIAGFLRQKPVELVKAETVDLEVPAHAEYILEGYVQLGELRTEGPFGDHTGFYTMQDDYPVFHVTAITHRKQPVYAATIVGKPPMEDAWMGKAVERIFLPLMQMTLPEIVDVNLPPEGVFHNLMIISIRKSYAGHARKVMNGIWAMGQAMFTKCIIVVDEDCDVQDIAEVVLRTTNNIDPERDIQFTLGPVDSLDHASRLPNYGSKMGIDATRKWPAEGFARQWPAMLTMPPEVKLHIDALWKKLGIE from the coding sequence TTGGCCTATAGCGATCTTCGCGACTGGATAAAGCAGCTCGAAAAGGCTGGAGAACTGAAGCGCATCACGGCTGAGGTCGATCCGATTCTTGAGATGGCAGAGATTGCCGACCGTGCCGCAAAACTGGGGCGTGGCACGGCGAAGGCCGGCGGACCGGCTTTGCTGTTTGAGAATGTCAAAGGCTATCCGAAGGCGCGAGTGTTGATGAACCAGTTCGGCAGTGAACGCCGGATGAAGATGGCGCTCGAGACCGACTCGCTCGATGACATCGCAGGTCGCATTCGTGAGTTGCTGCATCCGGTTTCGCCGACGAGCTTTATCGACAAACTGAAGATGTTGCCGAAGCTGGCTGAGGTTGGCAGCTTTTTCCCGAAGCTTATTTCTGCAAAAGACGCGCCTTGCAAAGAAGTGATTCATCGTGGAGAGGACGTCAATCTTCTTGATATTCCGATTTTGAAGACGTGGCCTCAGGATGGCGGCCGGTTCATCACGCTGCCGTGCGTGATTACGCGTGACCCGAAGTCAGGCAAACGCAACGTCGGGATGTACCGTATGCAGGTGTACGACGGTAAGACAACAGGGATGCACTGGCAGCGACAGAAGGTTGCTGCTGAACATATGCGTGACCGGTTGCGGGCCACGACGCCTGATGCTGCGAGCGGTGTCGATCTGATGGCGCTGACCGCAGGAGGAACGGCTGCGGCTGCTTCGCTGGAGACGCTGAATGCGACTACGCTGACGAAGATTCGCAACGACCGCATGGAGGTCGCGGTGGCGATTGGCACAGATCCCGCAACTACGTTTTCGGCGATTGTCCCGGCGCCTCCCGAGGTCGAGGAGTATTTGATCGCCGGTTTCCTGCGACAAAAGCCGGTTGAACTGGTGAAGGCGGAGACTGTTGACCTGGAGGTGCCTGCTCATGCGGAGTACATCCTTGAGGGTTATGTTCAACTCGGCGAGCTCCGCACCGAGGGGCCATTCGGCGACCATACTGGTTTCTATACGATGCAGGACGACTATCCGGTCTTTCACGTTACCGCGATTACGCATCGCAAGCAGCCTGTCTATGCGGCCACGATCGTTGGTAAGCCGCCGATGGAAGATGCATGGATGGGCAAGGCGGTTGAGCGCATCTTTCTGCCGCTGATGCAGATGACGCTGCCCGAAATAGTGGATGTGAACCTTCCGCCTGAGGGGGTATTTCACAATCTCATGATCATCTCGATAAGAAAGTCTTATGCCGGCCATGCGCGCAAGGTGATGAATGGCATCTGGGCGATGGGACAGGCGATGTTTACGAAATGCATCATCGTCGTCGATGAAGATTGCGATGTGCAGGACATTGCGGAAGTGGTCCTTCGCACCACCAACAACATTGATCCTGAGCGCGACATTCAATTCACACTCGGACCCGTGGATTCTCTCGACCATGCAAGTCGTTTGCCAAATTATGGAAGCAAGATGGGCATCGATGCCACACGAAAGTGGCCCGCGGAGGGATTCGCGCGCCAATGGCCTGCGATGCTCACGATGCCGCCCGAGGTGAAGTTGCATATTGATGCACTATGGAAGAAGCTGGGGATCGAATAA
- a CDS encoding VTT domain-containing protein: MPIALVFFVHYAYLILFLWVLAEQLGIPVPSVPVLLTAGTLSATHRIHHSYALAVVLVACILADTLWFALGRRYGKNVLQLLCRLSFEASTCVSKTEGYFSRRGPATLLISKFVPGLSTVAAPIAGQTGMSYGRFFIWDLAGSILWAETFLLAGRFFGDLAKRSARFFQLLGHFAFAIFILMVFGFFAYRILKQRRFLQQVRSMRLDPAELKAMIDSAEAQGNTPPFIVDLRHPLDYLPDPRVLPGALRIGPNEVRQHSEIIPRDRDVILYCTCPSEETSAKLAMQLHKLGIYRVRPLRGGFEGWKDAGYPLIDYVQDTPHSLPVLTQIAASTPRKGLTHPL, encoded by the coding sequence ATGCCGATCGCGCTTGTATTTTTCGTTCATTATGCCTACCTGATCCTGTTTCTCTGGGTTCTGGCGGAGCAACTCGGCATACCGGTTCCCAGCGTTCCCGTGCTGCTGACGGCGGGGACCCTCAGCGCGACTCACCGGATTCACCACTCGTATGCGCTCGCGGTTGTGCTTGTAGCCTGCATATTGGCTGACACGCTTTGGTTTGCGCTGGGGCGTCGCTACGGAAAGAACGTGTTGCAGCTCCTGTGCCGGCTATCGTTCGAGGCCTCGACCTGCGTCAGCAAAACCGAAGGGTACTTTTCGCGGCGTGGTCCGGCCACCCTGCTGATTTCGAAGTTCGTTCCGGGGCTGAGTACGGTCGCCGCGCCCATTGCGGGGCAGACGGGGATGTCGTATGGCCGGTTCTTTATCTGGGACTTGGCGGGATCGATTCTATGGGCCGAGACTTTTCTGCTCGCCGGGCGTTTCTTCGGAGACCTGGCAAAACGCAGCGCGCGGTTCTTTCAGCTTCTCGGCCACTTCGCATTCGCCATCTTCATCCTGATGGTGTTTGGCTTCTTTGCTTATCGCATTCTTAAACAGCGCAGATTTTTGCAGCAGGTGCGGAGTATGCGGCTTGACCCTGCTGAATTGAAGGCCATGATCGATAGCGCCGAGGCGCAGGGAAATACTCCTCCATTTATCGTCGATCTCCGCCATCCGCTCGATTATCTGCCCGATCCGCGTGTGCTGCCGGGCGCGTTACGCATCGGTCCGAATGAGGTCAGGCAGCATAGCGAGATCATTCCACGAGACCGCGATGTAATTCTGTACTGCACCTGCCCGAGCGAAGAGACCAGCGCCAAACTGGCCATGCAACTCCACAAGCTGGGGATCTATCGTGTGCGACCGCTGCGCGGAGGCTTCGAAGGATGGAAGGATGCCGGGTATCCGTTGATCGACTACGTCCAGGACACTCCACATTCGCTTCCGGTGCTTACGCAGATCGCCGCTTCCACGCCCCGGAAAGGCTTGACGCACCCTCTATAA
- a CDS encoding HlyD family secretion protein: MPDQGNHNRDEQTAEISGTVQIKRHGDTDHVDSGRGGRIDEEEAAQPEKSSRRKFIIIAVLIFLAVGAALFYWHSTFTEDTDDAQVDGNLYQVSSRVTGQVIKVYVDDNQKVQAGQLLAEIDPKDYQVALEQAQANLASAQAAAIQANVNVPITSTSVHTSVSTTNSDVQAAMAAVAQAQKLEQAAAARVDQAKANAVKASLDVERYTPLVQKDVISKQQYDAAVAQAAGTSAAVIEAQSQLIGQQEAIREAQQRLAQARFSATESVKNGPQQIKVEQAKANAALAEVQQAQAKVDEARLNLSYTHITAPTTGIVNKKNVQVGANLSIGQDLLTIIPLTDLWVTANFKETQIQHMHPGQDVTIEVDALGGRKFHGKLTQIGGATGSRLSLFPPENATGNYVKVVQRIPVRIDFTNLQKENGDYALRPGFSVTPYVTVK; encoded by the coding sequence TTGCCAGACCAAGGGAATCACAATCGCGACGAACAGACCGCGGAGATCAGCGGCACGGTTCAGATCAAACGGCACGGGGACACAGATCATGTTGATTCAGGCAGGGGCGGCCGTATCGACGAAGAGGAAGCTGCCCAGCCGGAGAAGTCGTCGCGACGGAAGTTCATCATTATTGCGGTGCTGATCTTCCTCGCTGTGGGCGCGGCCCTGTTTTACTGGCATTCCACCTTCACGGAAGATACGGACGACGCGCAGGTGGATGGCAACCTTTACCAGGTAAGCTCGCGAGTTACCGGGCAGGTCATCAAGGTCTACGTGGATGACAATCAGAAGGTGCAGGCGGGGCAATTGCTCGCGGAGATCGACCCGAAGGACTACCAGGTCGCACTGGAACAGGCCCAGGCGAACCTTGCCAGCGCACAGGCTGCAGCCATCCAGGCAAATGTGAATGTTCCGATAACCAGTACAAGCGTGCATACGAGCGTGAGCACGACGAATTCCGATGTTCAGGCTGCGATGGCTGCCGTTGCCCAGGCACAGAAGCTGGAACAGGCGGCAGCGGCAAGGGTCGACCAGGCGAAGGCTAACGCGGTGAAGGCGAGTCTGGATGTTGAGCGCTATACGCCGTTGGTGCAGAAGGACGTCATTTCGAAGCAGCAGTACGATGCGGCAGTGGCCCAGGCTGCTGGGACATCGGCAGCCGTCATCGAGGCGCAGTCGCAGCTGATCGGGCAGCAGGAAGCCATACGTGAAGCGCAGCAGCGGTTGGCGCAGGCGCGTTTTTCTGCAACCGAATCGGTAAAAAATGGTCCCCAGCAAATCAAGGTGGAGCAGGCCAAGGCCAATGCGGCTCTCGCAGAGGTGCAGCAGGCGCAGGCCAAGGTTGATGAGGCGCGGCTGAACCTGAGCTATACGCACATTACTGCCCCTACAACTGGAATCGTCAACAAGAAGAATGTGCAGGTGGGTGCCAATCTTTCGATCGGGCAAGACCTGCTGACAATCATTCCGCTGACTGATCTATGGGTTACTGCGAACTTCAAAGAGACGCAGATTCAGCATATGCATCCGGGCCAGGACGTTACGATTGAGGTCGATGCTTTGGGCGGTCGCAAGTTCCATGGCAAACTGACGCAGATTGGCGGCGCCACCGGCTCACGGCTGTCGCTGTTTCCACCTGAGAATGCTACCGGCAACTATGTGAAGGTGGTGCAGCGGATTCCCGTGCGCATCGACTTCACCAATCTGCAAAAGGAGAACGGGGACTACGCGCTTCGGCCAGGATTCTCGGTCACTCCGTATGTGACGGTCAAGTAG